ATGAatgttatttaattgtttgtaTTGTATATAATTTGTTGCTATAAAATGGCTTTCTTGacttaataaacaaatttatgcTAACTTGGTTGGTTTGACAAAAGTCCTCTTCCTCTTCACCTTCTGGGTAACACCAGATTTGTGCAAGTGAGTTTGCAATTCTGAGAAAATTTCATGTTGCTCTTCCTCTGGAATAGTCCTCCTGGGAAGATACATCTTTAACAAtgaaacacacaaaaaaaacttacatgtATTGTTTCATTAAATCGTATTTCTCCCACGGTGTATCCACCTCCTTTGCCTTATCATAGAACCGCTGTGGCAGCTCCAAATCCTGCACCCCTTTCAGATGCTTCCTCTCCCAGCGGTCCACCCAGGGCCGGGGCTTCAACTTAACTTTAATATCGTTGACCGGCACTGGGGCCCCTTCAGGCAAAATCTCCACCTCCATATTGGGATCAAAAGTGCTATATTCGGGCAACGCGTCCCTCAAATACAACAACTCCCCATCAAGTCGTTTCTCAAGCCGCAAAACCTCGATACTCTTAATTGTAGGATCGTACAGCTCGTACAAAATCTCAATCCCTTGATGGTCTATTACATTCCGAAGGATAAAAGTGGATCTCAAGCCACAACCTTCTCTTTTGATACAAATCCCCACAAATCGGTTGAATTTACCGGGGGTGTGGGGGTCCGATAACGTCACGGCAAGGATAGACCCTACATAAAATTCAGGAATTTCAATATTTGCACGTCTAGCAATCATATCACTGCGTTCAAGTTTTTCACGGATCGGGTTTCGGAATTCGATTTTGGGGTCTGGGAGG
The sequence above is a segment of the Tribolium castaneum strain GA2 chromosome 9, icTriCast1.1, whole genome shotgun sequence genome. Coding sequences within it:
- the mRpL19 gene encoding large ribosomal subunit protein bL19m, with translation MKMLKTGAHRPCFALIRHFKALRRLSTAAPEPSEQTRQKYEAARKSVTDLRRIYPEFLPDPKIEFRNPIREKLERSDMIARRANIEIPEFYVGSILAVTLSDPHTPGKFNRFVGICIKREGCGLRSTFILRNVIDHQGIEILYELYDPTIKSIEVLRLEKRLDGELLYLRDALPEYSTFDPNMEVEILPEGAPVPVNDIKVKLKPRPWVDRWERKHLKGVQDLELPQRFYDKAKEVDTPWEKYDLMKQYMRTIPEEEQHEIFSELQTHLHKSGVTQKVKRKRTFVKPTKLA